The Corallococcus soli genome has a window encoding:
- a CDS encoding carboxypeptidase regulatory-like domain-containing protein: MKLRTPGLSMVAVVGLLALPACKKEEAPAPAAEAPARATPPTQQPLPPAAAAGAGEGAAVAPAPAGNGVVKGSVSFTGTVPVMADLAPSVDPACDGRPEKEQSVLVKDGKLKNVLVRVRGAVAGAPPAPSTPVVVDQSKCTYVPRVQGAMAGQQVVFKNSDGTLHNVRGVVGAKPLFNVAQPPLGAPIQKTLPSDAEVLRLKCDVHPWMAAYVVSNANPYFATTGDDGTFTLTGLPAGTYTVEAWHETLGTKTAEVTVKDDAPADAAFTFAATDAPAKP, from the coding sequence ATGAAGCTGCGTACGCCTGGCTTGTCGATGGTCGCCGTCGTAGGGCTCCTGGCCCTTCCCGCGTGCAAGAAGGAGGAGGCCCCCGCGCCCGCGGCGGAAGCCCCTGCTCGCGCGACGCCCCCCACGCAGCAGCCGCTGCCCCCCGCGGCCGCGGCGGGCGCGGGTGAGGGCGCGGCGGTGGCTCCGGCTCCCGCGGGCAACGGGGTGGTGAAGGGCTCCGTGTCCTTCACGGGCACGGTGCCGGTGATGGCGGACCTGGCGCCCAGCGTGGACCCCGCGTGTGACGGCCGGCCGGAGAAGGAGCAGTCCGTGCTGGTGAAGGACGGCAAGCTCAAGAACGTGCTGGTGCGCGTGCGCGGCGCGGTGGCGGGAGCGCCCCCGGCGCCGTCGACGCCCGTGGTGGTGGACCAGAGCAAGTGCACCTACGTGCCGCGCGTGCAGGGCGCGATGGCGGGCCAGCAGGTGGTGTTCAAGAACAGCGACGGCACGCTGCACAACGTGCGCGGCGTGGTGGGCGCCAAGCCCCTGTTCAACGTGGCGCAGCCCCCCCTGGGCGCGCCGATCCAGAAGACCCTCCCGTCGGACGCGGAGGTGCTGCGCCTCAAGTGCGACGTGCACCCGTGGATGGCGGCCTACGTGGTGAGCAACGCCAACCCGTACTTCGCCACCACCGGGGATGACGGCACGTTCACCCTGACGGGCCTGCCGGCGGGCACGTACACGGTGGAAGCGTGGCACGAGACGCTGGGCACGAAGACGGCGGAGGTCACCGTGAAGGACGACGCCCCGGCGGACGCCGCGTTCACGTTCGCCGCGACGGACGCGCCCGCGAAGCCGTAG